From Medicago truncatula cultivar Jemalong A17 chromosome 7, MtrunA17r5.0-ANR, whole genome shotgun sequence, a single genomic window includes:
- the LOC11430019 gene encoding DELLA protein RGL1: protein MEIDHFSSTHDFVEEVVFQDKQHSFSGIISNPLPKENDQLPNMFNNNQNHHHHQQQQEFEVCNFMSLLEDININLETDQQKNLHHKVPIPKPLENNIQKMPQYLSSLEILRNHGSRFNRNNTINTKASSNLEQHQKMSTEGIIRVAGARYTQYSSSHWSDNFCIQTHPYGFDLNGLSEEENRDIELAQFLYVAAERVSLQQYERAKKLLLYCQWNSSITGNCVQRIVFHFAQALQERIVKETGRVVKGSDKNEESELIEKMGSKKALMCHQKLPFNQVMQFTGIQAIVEHVKFETKIHLIDFDIKSGVQCIALMQALSERQDCIVEIFKLSAIGLNTCKNKIEETGKNLASFAESLNLPFLYKPVLVEDMLEIKEDDFEIEKDEAVAVYSPYFLRTLISKQDCMENLMRVLRDIKPCIMIVLETEASLNSQSFVNRFVEALFFYSAFFDMAETCMSEEDECRMITEGILSVGLRNIVASEGRERTVRNVKIDVWRRFFARYRMVETRFSEACVYQAELVSKEFDDGKFCDVEKNGKCLILGWKGTPMYSISAWRFL from the coding sequence ATGGAAATTGACCATTTTTCTTCCACTCATGACTTTGTAGAAGAAGTTGTGTTCCAAGACAAACAACATAGTTTTTCTGGAATAATTAGCAATCCTCTTCCAAAGGAGAATGATCAACTACCCAACATGTTCAACAAcaaccaaaatcatcatcatcatcaacaacaacaagaattcGAAGTTTGTAATTTCATGTCATTATTAGAAGATATCAATATCAACTTAGAAACTGATCAACAAAAGAATCTTCACCACAAAGTTCCAATTCCAAAACCTTTAGAAAACAATATTCAGAAGATGCCACAATATCTATCATCCTTGGAGATTCTGAGAAATCATGGAAGCAGATTCAACAGGAATAACACAATCAATACTAAAGCTTCTTCAAATTTGGAACAACATCAAAAGATGTCAACAGAAGGAATAATAAGAGTAGCTGGAGCAAGGTATACTCAATATTCTTCTTCTCATTGGAGTGATAATTTTtgcatccaaacacacccttatgGATTTGACCTTAATGGTTTATCTGAGGAAGAAAATAGAGACATTGAACTAGCACAGTTTCTCTATGTAGCAGCTGAAAGAGTAAGTTTGCAACAATATGAACGtgcaaaaaaattacttttatattGTCAATGGAATTCTTCTATCACAGGAAATTGTGTTCAAAGAATTGTCTTTCATTTTGCACAAGCACTTCAAGAGAGAATAGTGAAAGAAACTGGAAGAGTGGTTAAAGGGTCagataaaaatgaagaaagtgaGTTAATTGAGAAGATGGGTTCAAAAAAAGCACTTATGTGTCATCAAAAACTTCCTTTTAATCAAGTTATGCAATTTACTGGAATACAAGCTATAGTTGAACATGTTAAGTTTGAGACTAAAATTCATCTAATAGATTTTGATATAAAAAGTGGGGTCCAGTGCATAGCTTTGATGCAAGCACTTTCTGAGAGACAGGATTGCATAGTTGAAATTTTTAAGCTAAGTGCTATTGGACTTAATACATGCAagaacaaaattgaagaaaCTGGCAAAAATTTAGCTAGTTTTGCTGAATCATTGAACTTGCCCTTTTTATATAAACCTGTTTTAGTAGAAGATATGTTGGAAATCAAAGAGgatgattttgaaattgaaaaggatGAAGCTGTTGCTGTTTATTCTCCATATTTTCTAAGGACTTTAATATCAAAGCAAGATTGTATGGAAAATTTGATGAGGGTTTTGAGAGATATCAAACCATGTATAATGATAGTACTTGAAACTGAAGCAAGTCTTAATTCGCAGTCTTTTGTGAACCGATTCGTTGAAGCGTTGTTCTTCTACTCGGCTTTTTTCGATATGGCTGAAACATGTATGAGCGAGGAGGATGAGTGTAGAATGATAACAGAAGGAATACTATCTGTAGGGTTAAGAAATATTGTTGCGTCAGAAGGTAGAGAAAGGACTGTTAGAAATGTGAAAATTGATGTTTGGAGAAGATTCTTTGCAAGGTATAGAATGGTGGAAACTAGGTTTAGTGAGGCATGTGTTTACCAAGCTGAATTGGTGAGTAAAGAGTTTGATGATGGGAAATTTTGCGATGTGGAAAAGAATGGGAAGTGTTTGATATTGGGATGGAAGGGGACTCCAATGTATTCAATCTCAGCTTGGAGGTTTCTTTGA
- the LOC11426619 gene encoding uncharacterized protein, with product MGLEHKTKNLFHLFASSITPREIFYFFTHTLLSLFLPLSFLLLAKLLEIQYYLQRINFWHQKYYYSSPQNFSYILKLALHINPFILYFLVFIISISSLIHALTNKIINLSNNSLTSSCSSNIVRPRLYIAWILLCVFQVCVGLGIEGSILVGLYDSESSSFGVERSFLSRVVFLLGLHETTRVWCRMVVKPVVDDTVFGGVIRKERWVEKLGVDMCLGILWWWKLRDDVENLVVMSEAKKDQLMDVGINDFVGWCLYYLTVTIGMVKVVKGLMWILAMICPCRREMGVSMVEHSENDDKV from the coding sequence ATGGGTTTAGaacacaaaaccaaaaatctctTCCATTTGTTTGCATCTTCAATAACACCTAGAGAAATTTTTTACTtcttcacacacacacttcTAAGCCTCTTCCTACCCCTCTCATTTCTTCTTCTTGCTAAACTCTTAGAAATTCAATACTATCTTCAACGCATTAATTTTTGgcatcaaaaatattattactcaTCACCACAAAACTTTTCCTATATTTTAAAACTTGCCCTTCATATAAACCCTTTTATTCTCTACTTTCTAGTATTCATTATAAGCATATCTTCATTGATCCATGCCTTAaccaacaaaattataaatttgagtAATAATTCATTGACATCATCATGTTCAAGCAACATTGTTCGACCTCGTCTTTATATTGCATGGATTCTCCTTTGTGTTTTCCAAGTTTGTGTTGGTTTAGGAATTGAAGGAAGCATTTTGGTTGGTTTATATGACTCTGAATCGTCCAGTTTTGGTGTTGAAAGGAGTTTCTTGAGCagagttgtttttttattgggaTTGCATGAAACAACAAGAGTTTGGTGTAGAATGGTTGTAAAGCCAGTGGTGGATGACACGGTTTTTGGGGGTGTAATTAGGAAAGAAAGATGGGTTGAGAAATTGGGTGTGGATATGTGTTTAGGAATTTTATGGTGGTGGAAATTGAGGGATGATGTTGAGAATTTGGTGGTTATGAGTGAGGCAAAGAAAGATCAATTGATGGATGTTGGAATTAATGATTTTGTTGGGTGGTGTTTGTATTATTTGACTGTAACAATTGGGATGGTAAAGGTTGTAAAGGGTCTTATGTGGATTTTGGCAATGATTTGTCCTTGTAGAAGGGAAATGGGGGTTTCTATGGTGGAACATAGTGAGAATGATGATaaagtataa